A single Syngnathoides biaculeatus isolate LvHL_M chromosome 18, ASM1980259v1, whole genome shotgun sequence DNA region contains:
- the ccdc169 gene encoding coiled-coil domain containing 169 isoform X3 yields the protein MLEESVRDLQSTMRELQDRLNGVDGEENEWKTRYETQTEVNVQLQRQLVVIHERLEDLRGNPVDRLASIRSFDDMPPESLRHHLKLLVDEKSGLQSQLADCRVGIEQEAKVSRTEASALRASAPCKLSSLLGGSLNQVFHKTNDERRAYISEIAKLSSTMDAQRKQYSVQPRRATESKLREKQPSRKSEADTKKGKVRESDGGRGGRGGCVKGGGGGEGELKKSHLGSRLPTLKHHVKH from the exons ATGCTGGAGGAGTCCGTACGGGACCTGCAGAGCACCATGAGGGAACTTCAGGACAGACTTAACGGGGTCGACGGCGAAG AAAACGAGTGGAAGACCAGATACGAAACCCAGACCGAGGTCAACGTACAGCTCCAAAGGCAGCTCGTTGTTATCCACGAGAGGCTGGAAGACCTGCGTGGGAACCCAGTGG ATCGTCTGGCTTCCATCCGATCCTTCGACGACATGCCACCC GAGTCGTTGCGACATCACCTCAAGCTGCTCGTTGATGAGAAGTCCGGCCTGCAGAGCCAACTGGCCGACTGTCGCGTCGGCATCGAACAGGAGGCGAAGGTCAGTCGGACGGAAGCTTCTGCATTGCGTGCGTCTGCTCCGTGCAAACTCTCTTCTCTCTTGGGCGGGAGCCTGAATCAGGTGTTCCACAAAACCAACGACGAGAGGCGAGCCTACATCTCGGAGATCGCCAAG CTGTCGTCGACCATGGACGCCCAGAGGAAGCAGTACTCCGTGCAGCCACGGAGGGCCACCGAGAGCAAACTAAG agAGAAGCAGCCGAGCAGAAAGTCCGAGGCCGACACCAAGAAGGGCAAAGTCAGAGAGAGCGACGGCGgccgaggaggaagaggaggatgtgTGAAAGGTGGAGGAGGTGGAGAAGGAGAGCTGAAAAAATCCCACCTTGGGAGCAGGTTGCCCACCCTCAAACATCACGTGAAACACTGA
- the ccdc169 gene encoding coiled-coil domain containing 169 isoform X2, whose protein sequence is MSKDYCKYDMARLRTELEQEREIKDMLEESVRDLQSTMRELQDRLNGVDGEENEWKTRYETQTEVNVQLQRQLVVIHERLEDLRGNPVDRLASIRSFDDMPPESLRHHLKLLVDEKSGLQSQLADCRVGIEQEAKVSRTEASALRASAPCKLSSLLGGSLNQVFHKTNDERRAYISEIAKLSSTMDAQRKQYSVQPRRATESKLREKQPSRKSEADTKKGKVRESDGGRGGRGGCVKGGGGGEGELKKSHLGSR, encoded by the exons atgagtaaagATTATTGTAAATATGACATGGCGCGGCTGCGAACTGAACTGGAGCAAGAACGAGAAATCAA agacATGCTGGAGGAGTCCGTACGGGACCTGCAGAGCACCATGAGGGAACTTCAGGACAGACTTAACGGGGTCGACGGCGAAG AAAACGAGTGGAAGACCAGATACGAAACCCAGACCGAGGTCAACGTACAGCTCCAAAGGCAGCTCGTTGTTATCCACGAGAGGCTGGAAGACCTGCGTGGGAACCCAGTGG ATCGTCTGGCTTCCATCCGATCCTTCGACGACATGCCACCC GAGTCGTTGCGACATCACCTCAAGCTGCTCGTTGATGAGAAGTCCGGCCTGCAGAGCCAACTGGCCGACTGTCGCGTCGGCATCGAACAGGAGGCGAAGGTCAGTCGGACGGAAGCTTCTGCATTGCGTGCGTCTGCTCCGTGCAAACTCTCTTCTCTCTTGGGCGGGAGCCTGAATCAGGTGTTCCACAAAACCAACGACGAGAGGCGAGCCTACATCTCGGAGATCGCCAAG CTGTCGTCGACCATGGACGCCCAGAGGAAGCAGTACTCCGTGCAGCCACGGAGGGCCACCGAGAGCAAACTAAG agAGAAGCAGCCGAGCAGAAAGTCCGAGGCCGACACCAAGAAGGGCAAAGTCAGAGAGAGCGACGGCGgccgaggaggaagaggaggatgtgTGAAAGGTGGAGGAGGTGGAGAAGGAGAGCTGAAAAAATCCCACCTTGGGAGCAG ATGA
- the ccdc169 gene encoding coiled-coil domain containing 169 isoform X1, with protein sequence MSKDYCKYDMARLRTELEQEREIKDMLEESVRDLQSTMRELQDRLNGVDGEENEWKTRYETQTEVNVQLQRQLVVIHERLEDLRGNPVDRLASIRSFDDMPPESLRHHLKLLVDEKSGLQSQLADCRVGIEQEAKVSRTEASALRASAPCKLSSLLGGSLNQVFHKTNDERRAYISEIAKLSSTMDAQRKQYSVQPRRATESKLREKQPSRKSEADTKKGKVRESDGGRGGRGGCVKGGGGGEGELKKSHLGSRLPTLKHHVKH encoded by the exons atgagtaaagATTATTGTAAATATGACATGGCGCGGCTGCGAACTGAACTGGAGCAAGAACGAGAAATCAA agacATGCTGGAGGAGTCCGTACGGGACCTGCAGAGCACCATGAGGGAACTTCAGGACAGACTTAACGGGGTCGACGGCGAAG AAAACGAGTGGAAGACCAGATACGAAACCCAGACCGAGGTCAACGTACAGCTCCAAAGGCAGCTCGTTGTTATCCACGAGAGGCTGGAAGACCTGCGTGGGAACCCAGTGG ATCGTCTGGCTTCCATCCGATCCTTCGACGACATGCCACCC GAGTCGTTGCGACATCACCTCAAGCTGCTCGTTGATGAGAAGTCCGGCCTGCAGAGCCAACTGGCCGACTGTCGCGTCGGCATCGAACAGGAGGCGAAGGTCAGTCGGACGGAAGCTTCTGCATTGCGTGCGTCTGCTCCGTGCAAACTCTCTTCTCTCTTGGGCGGGAGCCTGAATCAGGTGTTCCACAAAACCAACGACGAGAGGCGAGCCTACATCTCGGAGATCGCCAAG CTGTCGTCGACCATGGACGCCCAGAGGAAGCAGTACTCCGTGCAGCCACGGAGGGCCACCGAGAGCAAACTAAG agAGAAGCAGCCGAGCAGAAAGTCCGAGGCCGACACCAAGAAGGGCAAAGTCAGAGAGAGCGACGGCGgccgaggaggaagaggaggatgtgTGAAAGGTGGAGGAGGTGGAGAAGGAGAGCTGAAAAAATCCCACCTTGGGAGCAGGTTGCCCACCCTCAAACATCACGTGAAACACTGA
- the ccdc169 gene encoding coiled-coil domain containing 169 isoform X4, translating into MSKDYCKYDMARLRTELEQEREIKDMLEESVRDLQSTMRELQDRLNGVDGEENEWKTRYETQTEVNVQLQRQLVVIHERLEDLRGNPVDRLASIRSFDDMPPESLRHHLKLLVDEKSGLQSQLADCRVGIEQEAKVFHKTNDERRAYISEIAKLSSTMDAQRKQYSVQPRRATESKLREKQPSRKSEADTKKGKVRESDGGRGGRGGCVKGGGGGEGELKKSHLGSRLPTLKHHVKH; encoded by the exons atgagtaaagATTATTGTAAATATGACATGGCGCGGCTGCGAACTGAACTGGAGCAAGAACGAGAAATCAA agacATGCTGGAGGAGTCCGTACGGGACCTGCAGAGCACCATGAGGGAACTTCAGGACAGACTTAACGGGGTCGACGGCGAAG AAAACGAGTGGAAGACCAGATACGAAACCCAGACCGAGGTCAACGTACAGCTCCAAAGGCAGCTCGTTGTTATCCACGAGAGGCTGGAAGACCTGCGTGGGAACCCAGTGG ATCGTCTGGCTTCCATCCGATCCTTCGACGACATGCCACCC GAGTCGTTGCGACATCACCTCAAGCTGCTCGTTGATGAGAAGTCCGGCCTGCAGAGCCAACTGGCCGACTGTCGCGTCGGCATCGAACAGGAGGCGAAG GTGTTCCACAAAACCAACGACGAGAGGCGAGCCTACATCTCGGAGATCGCCAAG CTGTCGTCGACCATGGACGCCCAGAGGAAGCAGTACTCCGTGCAGCCACGGAGGGCCACCGAGAGCAAACTAAG agAGAAGCAGCCGAGCAGAAAGTCCGAGGCCGACACCAAGAAGGGCAAAGTCAGAGAGAGCGACGGCGgccgaggaggaagaggaggatgtgTGAAAGGTGGAGGAGGTGGAGAAGGAGAGCTGAAAAAATCCCACCTTGGGAGCAGGTTGCCCACCCTCAAACATCACGTGAAACACTGA
- the sparta gene encoding spartin a isoform X3, translating into MSGRLGDLSPKQAEALRQLRERVQDILAQLPAQHDHFLLRWLRARNFNIQKSEAMLRKHVEFRKQMKVDTIISDWRPPEVIEKYLSGGMCGYDRDGSPVWYDVIGPVDPKGLFLSASKQDFVRSKIRDCEMLQRECAVQSQKLGKNVEAITMIYDVEGLGLKHLWKPAIETYGEILQMFEDNYPEGLKKLFVIKAPKLFPVAYNLVKHFLSEITRQKIFILGGDWKEVLLGHIEPEQLPAVYGGKLTDPDGDPRCRTRINHVGPVPTSYYVRDHVSVEYDRCLTVSRGSTRQLDYEILFPGCVLRWQFSSEGADIGFGVFLKPKMGEWKRAAQMEAVVPTQRYNAHLVPEDGSLTCERPGVYVLRFDNTYSIFQAKRISFTVEVLLPDRLKTQQAAAAPASGQQRDAAAGGQS; encoded by the exons CTACGCGAGAGGGTTCAAGACATTCTTGCTCAACTTCCTGCCCAGCACGACCACTTCCTGCTACGCTGGCTCCGAG CCAGAAACTTCAACATCCAGAAGTCGGAGGCCATGTTGCGAAAG CACGTGGAgttcagaaaacaaatgaaggTGGACACCATCATCAGTGACTGGCGGCCCCCCGAG GTGATTGAGAAATACCTGTCCGGCGGCATGTGCGGCTACGACCGCGACGGCAGCCCGGTGTGGTACGACGTGATCGGCCCCGTGGACCCCAAAGGTCTCTTCCTCTCAGCCTCCAAGCAGGACTTCGTCCGCTCCAAGATCCGAGACTGCGAGATGCTGCAGCGAGAGTGCGCCGTGCAGTCGCAGAAG CTGGGCAAGAACGTGGAGGCCATTACCATGATCTACGACGTGGAGGGCCTGGGACTCAAACACCTCTGGAAGCCCGCCATTGAAACTTACGGAGAG ATCCTGCAGATGTTCGAGGACAACTACCCAGAAGGCCTCAAGAAGCTCTTTGTCATTAAAG CTCCCAAACTGTTCCCCGTGGCCTACAACCTCGTCAAGCACTTCCTGAGCGAGATCACGCGGCAGAAGATCTTCATCCTCGGCG GCGACTGGAAGGAAGTGCTGCTCGGGCACATCGAGCCTGAGCAGCTGCCCGCCGTTTACGGCGGGAAACTGACGGACCCTGACGGAGACCCTCGTTGCCGGACCAGG ATCAACCACGTGGGTCCAGTTCCCACGTCGTACTACGTGCGGGATCACGTGTCTGTGGAATACGATCGTTGCTTGACGGTCAGTCGGGGCTCCACGCGACAACTGGATTACGAGATTCTCTTCCCGGGATGCGTCCTCAG GTGGCAGTTTTCCAGCGAGGGCGCCGACATCGGCTTCGGCGTCTTCCTGAAGCCCAAGATGGGCGAGTGGAAAAGGGCGGCCCAGATGGAGGCGGTGGTGCCGACTCAGCGCTACAACGCTCACCTGGTGCCCGAAGACGGCTCGCTCACATGCGAGCGGCCcggcgtgt ACGTGCTGCGATTCGACAACACGTACAGCATCTTCCAGGCCAAGAGGATCAGTTTCACCGTCGAGGTTTTGCTGCCCGACCGCTTGAAGACGCAACAGGCCGCCGCAGCCCCGGCTTCCGGTCAACAACGGGACGCGGCGGCGGGCGGCCAGTCGTAG
- the ccdc169 gene encoding coiled-coil domain containing 169 isoform X5, which yields MGLTTQLYTFRSQKMAVKHFKWREPYSFNLAYRLASIRSFDDMPPESLRHHLKLLVDEKSGLQSQLADCRVGIEQEAKVSRTEASALRASAPCKLSSLLGGSLNQVFHKTNDERRAYISEIAKLSSTMDAQRKQYSVQPRRATESKLREKQPSRKSEADTKKGKVRESDGGRGGRGGCVKGGGGGEGELKKSHLGSRLPTLKHHVKH from the exons ATGGGATTAACTACACAACTGTACACGTTTAGATCTCAGAAGATGGCGGTAAAGCACTTCAAATGGAGAGAACCCTACAGCTTCAATCTAGCAT ATCGTCTGGCTTCCATCCGATCCTTCGACGACATGCCACCC GAGTCGTTGCGACATCACCTCAAGCTGCTCGTTGATGAGAAGTCCGGCCTGCAGAGCCAACTGGCCGACTGTCGCGTCGGCATCGAACAGGAGGCGAAGGTCAGTCGGACGGAAGCTTCTGCATTGCGTGCGTCTGCTCCGTGCAAACTCTCTTCTCTCTTGGGCGGGAGCCTGAATCAGGTGTTCCACAAAACCAACGACGAGAGGCGAGCCTACATCTCGGAGATCGCCAAG CTGTCGTCGACCATGGACGCCCAGAGGAAGCAGTACTCCGTGCAGCCACGGAGGGCCACCGAGAGCAAACTAAG agAGAAGCAGCCGAGCAGAAAGTCCGAGGCCGACACCAAGAAGGGCAAAGTCAGAGAGAGCGACGGCGgccgaggaggaagaggaggatgtgTGAAAGGTGGAGGAGGTGGAGAAGGAGAGCTGAAAAAATCCCACCTTGGGAGCAGGTTGCCCACCCTCAAACATCACGTGAAACACTGA